Genomic segment of Pseudothermotoga hypogea DSM 11164 = NBRC 106472:
CGTCAAACTCTCTTCAGTACGGTAGTCTTGGGACTACTCAAACTGCGGAGGTGAAGGCTGTGAGGTTCAAACTGTTCTTGACACTCGCTTTGGTAGCTTCACTGAACCTTGTTGTCTTGGCCCTGAACGTGATCTTCTTAGTCGGTGACGGGATGAGCGCGAACCAACTGGTACTCGCGAGCATATTGGAAAACAGACTCCTCACGACGATGACGCTTCCCTACACGGGCCTGACGGTCACCTACTCGTCGGACTCGTGGGTCACAGATTCGGCTCCCGCTGGAACGGCACTGTTTTGTGGCTTCAAAACTCTGAACAAGGCCATCGCTGTTCTTGCCAACGGTGAAACGGTGCCATCGATCTTTGAAATCGCAAAAAAAGCTGGCTACAGAATCGGAATCGCCGTGACTTGCCAGATAACTCACGCCACACCTGCAGCAATCTACGGACACGTTTCCAGCAGAAGCGACGAATTGACACTCGCCAAGCAGTTCGTCGAGTCAGGGACCGTGGACGTTGCCTTCGGTGGTGGTTGGCAATGGTTCTTGCCCGAGGGCAAGGGAGGCGTTAGAAAGGATGGACTCGACCTGATTGAGATGCTTGAATCGAAGGGCTATCAGTACATAACGAATGCGGACGAACTCAAAGACGTTTCTGCTCAGAAAGTTCTCGGTCTCTTCGCGAAGAACTACCTCGAACCGGTCTCCGATAGACCAGCCAACCAGCCCACGCTCGACGTGATGACCGCAAAGGCAATAGAATTACTCTCCAAAAGCGGTCAACCTTTCATGCTCATGGTCGAAGGTTCGCAGATCGACTGGGAATGCCATGCGAACGACTTCTACGGCGCTTGGAAGGAAGTCGTCGAGTTCGACAACGCCGTCAAGGTTGCACTCGATTTTGCGAAGAGGGACGGAAACACTCTCGTCATCGTCACGGGAGACCACG
This window contains:
- a CDS encoding alkaline phosphatase → MRFKLFLTLALVASLNLVVLALNVIFLVGDGMSANQLVLASILENRLLTTMTLPYTGLTVTYSSDSWVTDSAPAGTALFCGFKTLNKAIAVLANGETVPSIFEIAKKAGYRIGIAVTCQITHATPAAIYGHVSSRSDELTLAKQFVESGTVDVAFGGGWQWFLPEGKGGVRKDGLDLIEMLESKGYQYITNADELKDVSAQKVLGLFAKNYLEPVSDRPANQPTLDVMTAKAIELLSKSGQPFMLMVEGSQIDWECHANDFYGAWKEVVEFDNAVKVALDFAKRDGNTLVIVTGDHETGGLSLSNGGYTINVEQARKAKGTTAMFLKQYNVADKEKFFAGLKEWYGIELKDSEYEYFTKLPANNLRRELARFVSQKVGFGWTTYDHTAGVVPVYAFGPGAHLFTGFMDNTDVAKMIMKITSLNTVSFPKVPAAAGY